The Pseudomonas sp. B21-023 genomic interval TTGTCCTGCACGTAGGCCAGCATCTGGCGCATGAAATGCGCCTGGTAGACCTTCGAGAAACCCAGGCCGATACGGTCGGCGCACTGGTCCAGGCGAAACGGCACCGACACCGCTACCGCTGCCTCCAGCTGGCTGGCCGCGCCGCTTTCACCCAGGTACTTGAGCAGCACATTGCCGCCCAGCGAATAGCCCACGGCATACAGCGGCGCCAGCGGCCGCTGCGCCCGCAGGTGACGGATGGTTTCGGCCAGGTCTTCGCTGGCCCCGGAATGGTAGCTGCGCGCCAATAGGTTGGGTTCGCCCGAGCAGCCGCGCCAGTTCACCGCGACACTGGCCCAGCTGCGTGCCTGCAGGGCCAGTTGCAGGCCTTTGACATATGGTGAATTGGACGACCCGGTCAGGCCGTGAAGTACCAGCACCAAGGGCGCATCGGCCTGGTGCGGGCCGTGCCAGTCGAGGTCGAGAAAATCGCCGTCCGCCAGCCATAGACGCTCGCGATTGCGCGGCAGGTCCGGGAGCTTGCGCCAGAGTGGCCCCCACAATGTCTGCAAGTGGGGGTTGGACAGGCCGGCGGCCGGGCGGAAGGTGGCGGTGTGGCTGGGCATGCTGGGCGGCTCGTGATGTGCCTGCCTAGAGTGCCATGAAACACCGCCCTCGCGCCTGTGCTATTGGTCGCCAGCCGCGCGCCGCCATAGGGCGTAATGCACCTGGCCGGTCTTCTTCTCGCGGTGCAGGCGCCAGTTGCCTGGCATTGGCAGCGAAGAGGGCACGGCTTCGCTTTCGGTGTAGATCCACGCCTGCTCGCGCAGCCACTGGCCCTGCTCCAGCAGGTTGCAGGTATTGGCCAGCAAGTCCTGGTGGAACGGCGGGTCGAGGAACACCACATCGAATTGCTGCTTGGCCGGGCCTTGCAGGTAGCGCAGGGCGTCGGTCTGCAGGATCTGCCCGCGCGGGCAGCGCAACACTTCGAGGTTGTCCTTGAGGTTGGTGGTGGCCGCAGGGTTGCTGTCCAGCGCCACGGCATCCTTCGCGCCACGGGACAGCGCTTCGAGCACCAGGGCGCCGCTGCCGGTGAAGGCATCGAGCACCAGGGCGCCCTCGATGTAGGGCGCCAGCCAGTTGAACAGGGTTTCGCGCACGCGGTCTGGGGTCGGCCGCAGGCCTTCGCCTTCCGGCACGGCCAGGCGACGGCTGCGCCACTCGCCGGCGATGATGCGCAACTGGCCGGGGCCCTTGCTGGCGCCCGAGGCCGGGCGCGCGGGAGTGTTGGGTCTTGCCATTAGTGCTCCGGTACGCCGAGCGGCTGCTCGGCGGGTTTGTCAGTGGGGGCCGGCAGCGGTTGCTGCGCCACCTTCGGGCCGACGGTGACGATCACCAGCTTGTCCGCCGCGAGATGCTTGTTCATGGCGGCCTTGACCTGCTCGACGCTCAGTGCCTGGGACTGCTGCATGAAGTCCTCCAGCCAGCTCAGCGGCAGGTTGTAGAAGCCGATCGCGCCCAGCTGCCCGACAATGCTGGCGTTGCTGGCATTGGACAGCGGGAAGCTGCCGGCCAGCTCGCGCTTGGCATCGTCCAGTTCCTGCTGGGTCGGGCCGCTCTTCAGGTAGTCGGCCAGGATATCCTGGACCAGCTTGAGCGTGGCCTCGCTGAGTTCGGCGCGGGTCTGCAGGTTGATCATGAACGGGCCGCGCACCTGCATCGGGCTGAAGACCGAGTACACGCCGTATGTCAGGCCGCGTTTCTCGCGAACCTCGCTCATCAGGCGGGTGCCGAAGGCGCCACCGCCGAGGATCTGGTTGCCCAGCGACAGGGCCGGCCAGTCCGGGTCGTTGCGGTCGATGCCCAGCTCGGCCAGCATCAGGTGAGTCTGCTTGGACGGGAAGTCGATATGCGTAATCCCCGGCTTGGGCTCGACCGGTTGCTCCGGCTTGGCCAGTGCCGCGCCCTTGGGCAGGCCGGCGGAGACCTGCGCGGCGATGGCCTCGGCCTCGCCGCGGCTGAGGTCGCCAACCAGGGCGATCACCGCGTTGCCGGCGG includes:
- the rsmD gene encoding 16S rRNA (guanine(966)-N(2))-methyltransferase RsmD, translated to MARPNTPARPASGASKGPGQLRIIAGEWRSRRLAVPEGEGLRPTPDRVRETLFNWLAPYIEGALVLDAFTGSGALVLEALSRGAKDAVALDSNPAATTNLKDNLEVLRCPRGQILQTDALRYLQGPAKQQFDVVFLDPPFHQDLLANTCNLLEQGQWLREQAWIYTESEAVPSSLPMPGNWRLHREKKTGQVHYALWRRAAGDQ
- a CDS encoding pitrilysin family protein, yielding MSDRSAPRYTLFGLAIIVLVVAIAALLARPAQSDSQSQADAAARPANTLQSLAELDGKAPSRRQLNIQHWTTAEGARVLFVEARELPMFDLRVTFAAGSSQDGGTPGLATLTNAMLNEGVAGKDVTAIAEGFEDLGADFGNGSYRDMAVASLRSLSATEKREPALKLFTEVVGQPTFPEDALKRIKNQLLAGFEYEKQNPGKIAGKTLFANLYGQHPYASPSDGTAESIPGITLAQLRTFHGKAYAAGNAVIALVGDLSRGEAEAIAAQVSAGLPKGAALAKPEQPVEPKPGITHIDFPSKQTHLMLAELGIDRNDPDWPALSLGNQILGGGAFGTRLMSEVREKRGLTYGVYSVFSPMQVRGPFMINLQTRAELSEATLKLVQDILADYLKSGPTQQELDDAKRELAGSFPLSNASNASIVGQLGAIGFYNLPLSWLEDFMQQSQALSVEQVKAAMNKHLAADKLVIVTVGPKVAQQPLPAPTDKPAEQPLGVPEH
- a CDS encoding hydrolase; this encodes MPSHTATFRPAAGLSNPHLQTLWGPLWRKLPDLPRNRERLWLADGDFLDLDWHGPHQADAPLVLVLHGLTGSSNSPYVKGLQLALQARSWASVAVNWRGCSGEPNLLARSYHSGASEDLAETIRHLRAQRPLAPLYAVGYSLGGNVLLKYLGESGAASQLEAAVAVSVPFRLDQCADRIGLGFSKVYQAHFMRQMLAYVQDKQQHFRDKGHHEGLATLERLGSLRNLRTFWDFDGKVTAPLNGFSDAHDYYRRASSRYYLGENRTPTLIIHANDDPFVFGHSLPNAGELAAQTQFELHSRGGHVGFVEGSLRNPEYYLERRIPQWLMEGR